In Hahella sp. HNIBRBA332, the genomic window AACAACCGCATTCAGATTTTCGAGGCGGACGGGACCTACATCGGCGCTTTTGGCCAGGCGGGATATGGCGATACCGGCGATCATTTCCTGCTGCCCACCGGCGTGCATTACGTCAACGGCCACTTGGTGGTGAATGATCTGGTCAACCGCGCCCTCAAGGTGTTTACCCCGGACGGGAAATTTATCTGCAGCTATGCGGGTCTGGGAGCCGAACCGGGCACTGGACAGTTATGGATGCCTTTTCTTCTCCATGGCGCCGGCAACTTTATCGCCGTGCCCGATTGCGCGCTGAATGTGGTGCACCTGTATGAATTGGACGCCCGCAAACCCGCGCCAGCCCTCAATGGCGAGCGCCAGGTGCGACTGCGGCGCGCGCCGGCGCCGCATTTACATGAAATGCACCCTGAAACCAAGGCGACCGCAGAAGAGATCAAGGAGCACCTGTTGGTGCTGGCCAGTCAGTCGGATCAGCAAAATCAGCCGGAGTTGCGGGAGATGCATCTGGACCGCTTGCAGGAGGCCCACGCTCGCCTGCGCGCAAAGCATCCTCCGCCAACGATGTTCCTTTGATGCTGTGAAATAACGAACTTTCGCGCAGGCTCTATACTTAAGTTTATGCAAATAAACTTGGTCGCCTGCACTCGGCGTCAATTCGCACACGGATCAAAGACTTAACCTAGTCACACCGTTAACGAACAGCGCCAGGGGCAGCCGCCGCAATAAGGCCATGCGAAGGGGTTACATATGATACGGGTCGGCATCAACGGTTTCGGTCGCATCGGACGCAATGTATTACGCGCCATCTATGAATCCGGATATCGGGACATGATCCAGGTGGTGGCGATCAACGATCTGGCGGACCGGGAGACCTGCACTCATCTGCTGCGCTACGACTCCGTTCATGGCAAGTTCAGTCAGGAAGTCCGGCTCAGTGGCGAACTATTGCGAGTCGCCGGCGACGACATCGCCATGTTGCAGCATAGCGACCCACTGGAGTTGCCCTGGGCGGTGGCCAATGTGGACCTGGTGCTGGAATGCACCGGCAGATTCACCAAACGGGAAAAGGCTGAAGCTCATATCATGGCCGGCGCATCGAAAGTGCTGATCTCAGCCCCAGCCGAGGACGCCGACGCCACAGTGGTGTACGGCGTCAACGAGCATGTTCTTGAAGCCCGTCACACCATCGTCTCCAACGCCTCCTGCACCACCAACTGCCTGGCCCCGGTAGCGATGGTGCTGCATGAAAACCTGGGGATCGAACAAGGCGTGCTGACTACCATTCACAGCTACACCAACGACCAGCATCTGCTGGATCTGGCGCATAAAAAAGATCTGTTCCGCGCCAGAGCCGCCGGCCTGTCCATGATCCCCACCCGCACCGGAGCCGCACGCGCCATTGGCAAGGTGCTGCCTGGGCTGGAGGGGCGTTTGACCGGTATGGCGGTGCGGGTGCCCACCGCCAATGTGTCCCTGCTGGATTTGTCTTTAAAAGTAGCGCGCCATGTCAGCGCCGAGGAGATCAACGCCATGATGCTGGCGGCCAGCCGGGAGACGCCGGTGCTCGAGTACAACGATAAGCCGCTGGTGTCCATCGACTTCACTCATTCCACCGCCTCCGCCATCTTCGACGCCAACCATACCCAGTCTCACGAAGGCATGGTGAAGGTGCTCGCCTGGTATGACAACGAATGGGGGTTTTCTCATCGTATGCTGGACACCGCGCTAACCATGATGAGCGCCTGATTTAAACGAAGGCGCGAGCGTGACAGAGATCAGACGTCTTCGCGGAAATACTGCGCGGGGTGGAATGCATGCATCCATTCGGTGAAAGCGTCTCGGGGGATGGGTTTGCAAAAGTAAAATCCCTGCGCCTGCTCGCAACCCATCGCGGCCAGACGATGCAACGAGGCCGCGTCCTCCACGCCCTCCGCCACCACCTGCATGCCGAAAATATGCGCCAGACGAATCATCAGACCCACCATATCGCCGTCCGCAGGATGATCCAGCATGCGAAAGACGAACGCCTTATCGATCTTTAATTGATTAGCGGGCAGATCTTTAAAATATTCCAGCGAAGAGTAGCCGGTGCCGAAATCGTCAATCGCTACGGATACGCCCGTCACCCTCAGCGCCTCCAGGTTATCGATGCTGCGATTGCGCTCCCACAGCAACACAGTTTCCGTTAACTCCAGCACCAGGTTTTCCGGCTCGGCGTCCCATATGCCCAGCGCTCCCAGCACCAGATTGCTCAGTTCAGGATTGGAGACAAACTCCGGCGAGATATTCACCGCCAGGGCAAAGTCGG contains:
- the gap gene encoding type I glyceraldehyde-3-phosphate dehydrogenase is translated as MIRVGINGFGRIGRNVLRAIYESGYRDMIQVVAINDLADRETCTHLLRYDSVHGKFSQEVRLSGELLRVAGDDIAMLQHSDPLELPWAVANVDLVLECTGRFTKREKAEAHIMAGASKVLISAPAEDADATVVYGVNEHVLEARHTIVSNASCTTNCLAPVAMVLHENLGIEQGVLTTIHSYTNDQHLLDLAHKKDLFRARAAGLSMIPTRTGAARAIGKVLPGLEGRLTGMAVRVPTANVSLLDLSLKVARHVSAEEINAMMLAASRETPVLEYNDKPLVSIDFTHSTASAIFDANHTQSHEGMVKVLAWYDNEWGFSHRMLDTALTMMSA